In one window of Desulfonatronospira thiodismutans ASO3-1 DNA:
- a CDS encoding DUF6364 family protein, whose product MNITLSADKELIQKAREYAAQRGTSLNQLIREYLEYTAAMGDKESSAREFERLARECGGTSPEGYVFDREDAHARGEDGP is encoded by the coding sequence ATGAATATTACTTTATCCGCGGACAAAGAGCTTATCCAGAAGGCAAGGGAGTACGCTGCCCAGCGGGGAACAAGCCTCAATCAGCTGATCCGGGAATATCTGGAATATACAGCTGCAATGGGAGACAAGGAGTCCAGTGCCCGGGAGTTTGAGCGGCTGGCCAGAGAGTGCGGCGGAACAAGTCCGGAAGGATATGTTTTCGACCGCGAAGATGCTCATGCCCGGGGGGAAGACGGGCCATGA
- a CDS encoding DUF6364 family protein, translating into MNITLSADKELIQKAREYAAQRGTSLNQLIREYLEHTAAMGDKESSAREFERLARECGGTSPEGYVFDREDAHARV; encoded by the coding sequence ATGAATATTACTTTATCCGCGGACAAAGAGCTTATCCAGAAGGCAAGGGAGTACGCTGCCCAGCGGGGAACAAGCCTCAATCAGCTGATCCGGGAATATCTGGAACATACAGCTGCAATGGGAGACAAGGAGTCCAGTGCCCGGGAGTTTGAGCGGCTGGCCAGAGAGTGCGGCGGAACAAGTCCGGAAGGATATGTTTTCGACCGCGAAGATGCTCATGCCCGGGTCTGA
- a CDS encoding CopG family transcriptional regulator, which produces MIRQIYDSRFKELENVLLDEKLCMKYYGYIMKGDHMQRTTIMLPRELKIRAYSKSRKMGVSLGQLIREALQKEIDSTEAGNGLQDCFYADKAVYQGDSPPDFSAEHDEYLYGESHDIR; this is translated from the coding sequence TTGATCCGGCAGATCTATGACAGCAGGTTCAAGGAACTTGAAAACGTTCTGCTTGACGAAAAGTTATGCATGAAATATTATGGCTACATAATGAAAGGTGATCATATGCAACGCACAACAATTATGCTTCCCCGGGAATTGAAGATTCGGGCGTACAGCAAGTCCAGGAAAATGGGAGTCTCCTTAGGACAGCTCATCCGGGAAGCCCTGCAAAAGGAAATTGACAGCACTGAAGCCGGCAATGGCTTGCAGGACTGCTTTTACGCGGACAAGGCTGTTTATCAGGGCGATTCCCCTCCCGATTTTAGCGCTGAACACGATGAATATCTTTATGGCGAGTCTCATGATATTCGTTGA
- a CDS encoding PIN domain-containing protein gives MKRCFIDSNIVVYANDTRAKSRQSRAIETISACMRAGNGFISIQVLQEYANIALKKLNQDTPVVMRQLRLLEILRMVTPAPRLVRRAVELSKSYQISFWDAGIIAAAESADCEVIFSEDLSIAQYYAGIVVLNPLEDGFDLSEYISV, from the coding sequence ATGAAAAGGTGTTTCATAGATTCCAACATTGTGGTCTATGCCAATGACACCCGGGCCAAGTCCAGGCAATCGCGGGCTATAGAGACCATCAGCGCTTGCATGAGGGCCGGAAATGGGTTTATCTCCATCCAGGTTCTTCAGGAGTACGCAAACATTGCTCTTAAAAAACTCAATCAGGATACTCCGGTGGTCATGAGACAGCTCAGGCTCCTTGAAATCCTGAGAATGGTAACGCCGGCACCCAGGTTGGTCCGCCGCGCTGTAGAGCTTTCCAAATCCTATCAAATCTCTTTTTGGGACGCGGGGATAATAGCTGCTGCTGAAAGTGCCGACTGTGAGGTCATTTTTTCGGAAGACTTGAGCATTGCTCAGTATTATGCCGGGATTGTCGTGCTCAATCCTCTGGAAGACGGATTCGATTTGTCTGAATACATCTCTGTCTAA
- a CDS encoding ATP-binding protein, translated as MNTTVIHRHALEDLRRDIHRPEVAFLIGPRQAGKTTLMQIIQKELKDAGENTVFLSLDYDQDRVFFDSQQHLLKKIELETGKSGFVFIDEIGRLDNAGIFLKGLQDMGLPYKFIVSGSGSVDLRAGIRESMLGRKRIYEISPLNLLEFVNFKTDYQYSERLSDFFALEHARSEDILLDYMNFGGYPRVVLESLAREKNREMDEIYQGYIIRDIAYLLKVEKIESYSRLIRTLADQAGQIINYSELSSTLGISLPTVKNYCWYAEETYILQRISPFYRNLRSEITKAPTVYFHDPGLRNFALGIFGNLHRPDDLGFVFQNLVYLILREKIRFTGASIHFWRTTAKTEIDFIVDTGREVIPIEVKFQNMDKPSVPRAFDSFISRYSPSCCLVVNKKLQTTIRRHGTEVRFVTIWDLLLEDLPINT; from the coding sequence ATGAATACAACCGTCATCCACCGCCATGCCCTTGAGGATTTACGCAGGGATATCCATCGTCCGGAGGTTGCCTTTTTAATCGGCCCCCGCCAGGCAGGCAAAACCACCCTCATGCAGATTATTCAGAAGGAACTCAAGGATGCCGGGGAAAATACTGTCTTTCTAAGCCTGGATTATGACCAGGATCGAGTTTTTTTTGATTCTCAGCAGCACCTGCTCAAAAAGATAGAACTGGAGACAGGAAAATCAGGATTTGTTTTCATTGACGAGATAGGACGCTTAGATAACGCCGGCATCTTTTTAAAGGGGCTTCAGGACATGGGCCTGCCCTACAAATTCATTGTTTCCGGGTCCGGCAGCGTAGACCTCAGGGCTGGAATCAGGGAATCGATGCTGGGCCGCAAACGGATTTATGAAATATCCCCCCTTAACCTTCTTGAGTTTGTAAATTTTAAGACAGATTACCAGTACTCGGAGCGATTATCGGATTTTTTTGCACTGGAGCATGCCAGGTCAGAGGATATTCTGCTGGATTATATGAATTTTGGAGGTTATCCGCGTGTTGTGCTGGAGTCTTTAGCCCGGGAAAAAAACAGGGAGATGGACGAAATATATCAGGGCTACATAATCCGGGATATCGCCTACCTGCTGAAGGTTGAGAAGATCGAGTCCTACAGCCGGTTGATCAGGACTCTGGCGGATCAGGCAGGACAAATCATAAATTACTCGGAATTGTCTTCTACCCTGGGGATTTCTCTGCCCACTGTAAAAAATTATTGCTGGTACGCTGAAGAGACTTATATCCTGCAGAGAATCAGTCCATTCTACAGGAATCTTCGCAGTGAGATCACCAAGGCTCCGACAGTTTACTTTCATGATCCCGGCCTGCGTAATTTCGCTCTGGGTATTTTCGGCAATCTCCACAGGCCCGATGACCTGGGCTTTGTCTTTCAGAATCTTGTCTACCTGATCCTGCGGGAAAAGATCAGGTTTACCGGAGCAAGTATCCATTTCTGGAGAACGACCGCTAAAACCGAAATTGACTTTATTGTGGATACAGGTCGAGAAGTTATACCCATTGAAGTCAAGTTCCAGAATATGGACAAGCCCTCGGTGCCAAGAGCATTTGACAGTTTTATATCCAGATATTCCCCATCCTGTTGCCTGGTGGTTAATAAGAAACTGCAGACCACCATCCGGCGGCATGGTACTGAAGTCCGTTTTGTAACCATCTGGGACCTGTTGCTTGAGGATTTACCAATAAATACCTGA
- a CDS encoding CcdB family protein, which yields MPQFDVYKSRSKKVELLLDLQDDMLKNLSTRVVAPLVPPNMLTPRMNIVNPVLILNGREYILLTHLLAAVKSNTLGKNIGSVSEQRNQIVAALDMLFTGI from the coding sequence ATGCCTCAGTTCGATGTTTACAAGAGCCGGAGCAAGAAGGTTGAGTTACTGCTCGATCTGCAGGATGACATGCTGAAAAATCTTTCGACTCGTGTGGTCGCTCCTTTGGTTCCTCCCAACATGTTAACCCCGCGGATGAATATTGTAAATCCTGTGTTAATCTTAAACGGCAGGGAATATATTCTTCTTACCCATTTGCTGGCCGCTGTTAAAAGCAACACACTGGGCAAAAACATAGGTTCTGTCTCTGAACAGCGCAACCAGATCGTTGCTGCCCTGGATATGCTCTTCACCGGTATCTGA
- a CDS encoding ATP-binding protein, which produces MQTIIDQLIADFHERELPDVTPRQAGLPWLPGKIDTVIGMRRSGKTWFLYQVMGDLIKEGFPAQAALYLNFEDERLMPMTASDLQQIPDTFYRRYPQLKERQCVYFFDEIHNVQGWELFVRRLLDSENAHICLTGSSARLLSTEIATSLRGRSLTTEIFPFSFSEFLAHEGIDTSMDRQPGSRRRALLENRFISYLSAGGFPEIQGLDDEYRIRVLQEYLDVVVLRDLVERRGISNVVALRYLIRHLMNSPAGLFSVQKFYNDLKSQGIACGKNTLHEFFDYLADTYLFFPVCIHSGSERSRMVNPRKVYAVDTGMIRACSRSTSPDWGRLLENLVFMELRRRTQWIEYYRTQSGREVDFYVQDTSGKISLIQSAAWMEDKKTAQREITALSEAMRECQVPEACIVTFNTEKYVDTDAGLIHVLPAWKWALVQ; this is translated from the coding sequence ATGCAGACTATAATAGATCAGCTGATAGCTGATTTTCATGAACGGGAACTGCCGGATGTGACCCCAAGGCAGGCCGGGCTGCCCTGGCTTCCGGGCAAGATCGATACCGTGATCGGGATGCGCAGGTCCGGCAAAACATGGTTTCTGTATCAAGTCATGGGCGATCTGATCAAAGAAGGGTTTCCTGCACAAGCTGCGCTTTACCTCAATTTTGAAGACGAGCGCCTCATGCCTATGACCGCCTCAGATCTGCAACAGATACCGGACACCTTTTACCGGCGTTATCCACAGCTAAAAGAAAGACAGTGCGTGTATTTTTTTGATGAGATTCACAATGTTCAGGGCTGGGAACTTTTCGTCCGCAGGCTGCTTGATTCAGAAAATGCCCACATCTGCCTGACCGGATCATCCGCCAGACTTTTGAGCACCGAGATTGCAACCAGTCTGAGAGGACGCTCTCTGACCACGGAAATCTTTCCTTTCAGCTTTTCTGAATTCCTGGCGCATGAGGGTATAGATACCAGCATGGACAGGCAGCCGGGTTCCAGACGTCGGGCATTGCTGGAAAACCGTTTTATATCCTATCTATCCGCTGGTGGATTCCCGGAAATTCAGGGACTTGATGATGAGTATCGCATCCGGGTGCTGCAGGAATATCTGGATGTTGTGGTCCTGCGGGACCTGGTGGAACGTCGCGGGATTTCCAATGTTGTTGCCCTGCGGTATTTGATCCGGCACCTGATGAACTCGCCTGCCGGGCTGTTCAGTGTGCAGAAATTCTACAATGATCTGAAATCACAAGGTATAGCCTGCGGTAAGAACACCCTGCACGAGTTTTTTGACTACCTGGCTGATACCTATCTTTTTTTCCCGGTCTGCATTCATTCGGGCTCAGAGCGCTCCAGGATGGTCAACCCCAGAAAGGTTTACGCGGTGGATACCGGTATGATCCGGGCCTGTTCCCGGAGCACTTCTCCCGACTGGGGCCGTCTTCTGGAAAATCTTGTGTTCATGGAACTGCGCCGTAGAACACAGTGGATCGAATACTACCGCACACAGAGCGGGCGCGAAGTGGATTTTTATGTCCAGGATACCTCCGGAAAAATCAGCCTGATCCAGTCAGCAGCGTGGATGGAGGATAAAAAGACGGCCCAGCGGGAAATAACAGCATTGTCTGAAGCCATGCGGGAATGTCAGGTTCCTGAGGCCTGCATAGTGACTTTTAATACTGAAAAGTACGTTGATACCGATGCAGGGCTCATACATGTGCTCCCGGCCTGGAAGTGGGCCCTTGTACAGTAG
- a CDS encoding ribbon-helix-helix protein, CopG family has translation MRSTLTISIPEDVRQELDRTSQEDGVSRSAIVQQSLRDYLFLRRFRDLRGRMVQKAAERGVFTDEDVFEKVS, from the coding sequence ATGAGAAGCACTCTCACCATCAGCATTCCAGAAGATGTCCGCCAGGAACTCGACAGGACATCGCAGGAAGACGGCGTTTCTCGGAGCGCGATTGTCCAGCAATCTCTGCGTGATTACCTGTTCCTGAGGCGATTCAGGGATCTGCGGGGCAGAATGGTCCAGAAAGCGGCTGAACGAGGGGTCTTCACTGACGAAGACGTATTCGAGAAAGTCTCTTGA
- a CDS encoding nucleotidyltransferase family protein codes for MSSSIENNTGSREEHLAVICRQFSISIMYAFGSRAKETLSWLRQEIQEMCASQSDLDIGVLPIPGFYPSPREKVELCIRLEDFFQVSRVDLVILPEAPPFLASRVIQGERLYAADEYQADEYDLYVLRRAGDLMPFHRERLRLLFGEDA; via the coding sequence ATGTCTTCATCTATAGAAAATAATACAGGTTCTCGGGAAGAACATCTGGCCGTTATCTGCCGGCAATTTTCCATATCCATTATGTACGCTTTCGGCAGCAGGGCAAAGGAGACCCTTTCCTGGCTGAGGCAGGAAATCCAGGAAATGTGTGCTTCCCAGTCAGACCTGGATATCGGGGTGCTGCCCATACCCGGCTTTTATCCATCTCCAAGAGAGAAGGTTGAGCTTTGCATCAGGCTGGAAGATTTTTTTCAGGTCAGCCGGGTTGACCTGGTTATTCTGCCGGAAGCACCCCCTTTTCTGGCGTCAAGAGTCATCCAGGGAGAAAGACTCTATGCGGCGGATGAATATCAGGCTGATGAATACGATCTTTATGTCCTTAGAAGAGCCGGAGATCTGATGCCCTTTCACCGGGAGAGGCTGCGCCTGCTTTTTGGAGAAGACGCATGA
- a CDS encoding type II toxin-antitoxin system RelE family toxin, which yields MWTIKYLKSARKDVQKIDPQIRKRVREYLEQRIARLENPRQLGEPLKGQLTKLWRYRVGDYRIVCELRDHELIVVRIGHRKNVYKNYDLEL from the coding sequence ATGTGGACGATTAAGTATCTTAAATCCGCTAGGAAAGATGTCCAAAAAATTGACCCTCAAATCCGTAAGCGAGTCCGGGAATATTTGGAGCAACGGATTGCCAGGCTTGAGAATCCACGTCAGCTCGGTGAGCCACTTAAAGGACAGTTGACCAAGCTATGGCGTTACCGAGTTGGAGACTACCGGATTGTTTGTGAACTGCGAGATCACGAGCTGATTGTGGTTCGGATAGGACATAGAAAAAATGTGTATAAAAACTACGACCTTGAGCTGTAG
- a CDS encoding Rpn family recombination-promoting nuclease/putative transposase has translation MSTTNIHDSTIKYFLSDRLNAISLLKSMLPEEIVKQLDFNKIYYEKDSYLPKSLQGYYSDLVVSVPTKCGSYVAKVFFLLEHKSTFKKNTPLQFLRYILEFWEQYQKNTGETRLPVIIPILIAHPEEGWKPTKVSDLVDLPSDDFKIFVPDFNFLLYDAVNDDPEDYDFDETLKALFTLWRYSRSPEFMQGVQKAFQLIKKVDPKARLLDFVQMILHYLEVTRDEKEYIDIQKIAETEIDEGEEYMGTIAEMFRREGDERTEQRFLQEKPIWEKQSELKATQETLIDIATEAYGPLPDILHEKIKSIQSQENLRALNRKVIRTQSMEEFTELVNRAAQ, from the coding sequence ATGAGCACGACAAATATTCATGACAGCACCATCAAGTACTTTTTGTCGGATCGGCTGAATGCCATCAGCTTATTAAAATCCATGCTTCCTGAAGAAATCGTGAAGCAGCTTGATTTTAATAAGATTTATTACGAGAAGGACTCATATCTGCCCAAGAGCCTGCAGGGTTACTATTCCGACCTGGTTGTCAGCGTGCCGACCAAATGCGGTTCATATGTAGCCAAGGTATTTTTCCTCCTGGAGCACAAAAGCACCTTCAAGAAGAATACCCCGCTGCAGTTTCTGAGGTATATTCTTGAGTTCTGGGAGCAATACCAGAAAAATACCGGTGAAACCAGATTGCCGGTTATTATCCCGATATTGATAGCTCATCCAGAGGAGGGCTGGAAGCCCACCAAGGTGTCAGACCTGGTAGACCTGCCCTCTGATGATTTCAAGATTTTCGTTCCTGATTTTAACTTTTTGTTGTATGATGCGGTAAATGATGACCCGGAAGACTACGATTTTGATGAAACTTTAAAAGCTCTTTTTACCCTCTGGCGGTACTCCAGGTCTCCAGAATTCATGCAAGGGGTCCAAAAAGCCTTTCAATTGATAAAGAAGGTTGATCCCAAGGCGCGCTTGCTTGATTTTGTGCAAATGATATTGCACTACCTGGAGGTAACCAGGGACGAAAAGGAATATATTGACATACAAAAGATTGCCGAAACCGAGATAGACGAAGGGGAGGAATATATGGGAACCATAGCTGAAATGTTTAGAAGAGAAGGGGATGAGAGGACAGAACAGAGGTTTTTACAAGAAAAACCTATATGGGAGAAGCAGAGTGAGCTTAAAGCAACCCAAGAAACCCTTATAGATATCGCCACTGAAGCATACGGCCCTCTACCCGATATACTTCACGAAAAGATCAAGTCCATTCAATCTCAGGAGAACTTAAGGGCGCTAAACAGAAAGGTGATCAGAACCCAGTCCATGGAAGAATTCACTGAGCTCGTAAACAGAGCAGCACAATAA
- a CDS encoding AbrB/MazE/SpoVT family DNA-binding domain-containing protein, protein MALESKVTSKGQVTIPRDIRDSMGIGSAGRVSFTDLGNGLVLIRSCDKPASEIFGMLSDKPRTRKDALSIEEMNEVIKEQRLEAGSRGTGV, encoded by the coding sequence ATGGCTTTGGAAAGCAAGGTGACCAGTAAGGGACAGGTGACTATTCCCAGGGATATCAGGGACAGTATGGGGATCGGTTCCGCCGGCAGGGTCAGTTTTACTGATCTCGGCAATGGCCTGGTTCTCATCAGATCCTGTGATAAACCTGCTTCGGAAATATTCGGCATGCTCAGTGACAAACCCAGGACGCGCAAGGATGCTCTGAGCATTGAAGAAATGAATGAGGTCATAAAAGAACAAAGGCTTGAAGCGGGCAGTCGCGGGACAGGTGTATGA
- a CDS encoding CopG family antitoxin, translated as MSEDNKKMNLDGYESEILEAYEQGRLSPSYSQTDFQAVARNTMKKTRKINIRISENDLNALQRKAAREGIPYQTLIGSVLHKYASGFLKESPE; from the coding sequence ATGAGTGAAGATAATAAAAAGATGAATCTGGACGGATATGAGAGTGAGATTCTGGAGGCGTATGAGCAGGGCCGGCTCAGCCCCTCGTATTCTCAAACCGATTTCCAGGCAGTAGCCAGAAACACTATGAAAAAGACCCGCAAGATCAATATACGTATATCGGAAAACGATCTGAACGCATTGCAGCGAAAGGCTGCCCGGGAAGGCATACCGTACCAGACTTTAATCGGAAGTGTTCTGCATAAATATGCCAGCGGTTTTCTGAAAGAATCCCCGGAGTGA
- the hepT gene encoding type VII toxin-antitoxin system HepT family RNase toxin, protein MTRDGISRRVVADRVQWVETMLEKIRELPIENRDEFFADSRNALACESCLRRALEALLDLGRHILAKKFRRAVEEYKEIGPALAKEQVITESQAQLFRIMAGYRNRMVHFYHDVSDEEIRTICTDHLGDIVLVLESLKRWLRDQLHGSDSAV, encoded by the coding sequence ATGACCAGGGACGGGATTTCCAGACGTGTTGTTGCTGACAGGGTGCAATGGGTCGAAACCATGCTGGAGAAGATCAGGGAGCTTCCCATTGAGAACCGGGATGAGTTTTTTGCGGATTCCCGGAACGCCCTGGCCTGTGAGTCATGTCTGCGCCGTGCCCTGGAAGCCCTGCTTGATCTGGGCAGACATATTCTGGCCAAGAAATTCCGTCGTGCAGTTGAAGAGTACAAAGAAATCGGACCAGCCCTGGCCAAAGAACAAGTCATAACTGAGAGCCAGGCTCAACTTTTCCGGATCATGGCTGGATACAGAAATCGCATGGTGCATTTTTACCATGACGTTTCCGATGAAGAAATCCGGACAATATGCACTGACCATCTTGGAGATATCGTGCTTGTGCTTGAATCCCTGAAAAGATGGCTCAGAGACCAGCTGCATGGCAGTGATTCAGCTGTTTGA
- a CDS encoding type II toxin-antitoxin system CcdA family antitoxin: protein MENTTRKQPVNLRLRGDLLHKARSSNINLSQTLEQSLQKILKEQDRLTWMKENREAMEAANRYVDEHGLWSDGSRMF, encoded by the coding sequence ATGGAAAACACCACCCGGAAACAGCCGGTTAATTTACGCCTCAGGGGCGATCTTTTGCACAAGGCGCGCTCCAGTAACATCAACCTGTCCCAGACCTTGGAACAAAGCCTGCAAAAGATCCTCAAAGAGCAGGATCGTCTGACCTGGATGAAAGAAAACCGGGAGGCCATGGAAGCGGCTAACCGTTATGTGGATGAGCATGGCTTGTGGAGTGATGGCTCCAGGATGTTCTGA
- a CDS encoding DUF5615 family PIN-like protein, whose amino-acid sequence MSAKRALANISGDIHAVIDEGLVGVDDKTLWNICQNEQRFLITQDLDFSGTRKFI is encoded by the coding sequence TTGTCCGCCAAACGCGCCTTGGCGAATATATCCGGCGATATCCATGCTGTAATTGATGAAGGATTGGTCGGTGTGGACGACAAGACGCTTTGGAATATTTGCCAAAATGAGCAGCGTTTTTTGATCACGCAAGACCTGGATTTTTCCGGTACACGCAAATTTATTTAA
- a CDS encoding four helix bundle protein gives MGVQSVKELIVYQKAYKLAMHIFEISKMFPDEERYALTSQIRRSSRSVCLNLREAWAKRRYEAHFISKLTDCDGENNETDTSLDFAKDCQYIKNEQHAELTSLCKEIGNMLGSMINNPQPFILNK, from the coding sequence ATGGGAGTGCAGTCAGTCAAGGAATTAATCGTTTATCAAAAGGCATACAAACTGGCGATGCACATATTCGAGATCAGCAAAATGTTTCCAGATGAAGAAAGGTATGCTCTGACAAGTCAGATCAGACGTTCTTCACGTTCAGTGTGCTTGAATTTGCGTGAGGCATGGGCCAAGAGACGGTACGAAGCACACTTTATTAGCAAACTTACAGATTGCGATGGTGAAAACAACGAGACAGATACATCTCTGGATTTTGCTAAAGATTGTCAATACATAAAAAATGAGCAACATGCAGAACTAACCTCACTGTGTAAAGAAATCGGCAATATGCTGGGCAGCATGATCAACAATCCCCAACCTTTTATACTTAACAAGTAG
- a CDS encoding DUF433 domain-containing protein produces MDGIIIRDNGICGGEPVFVGTRVTLRTILASLAEGATVGDILSDFPSLTEEHLWAAIRFAAASAEEDLPVQQVPTFFHENQA; encoded by the coding sequence ATGGATGGAATAATCATCAGAGATAATGGCATTTGTGGTGGAGAACCTGTTTTCGTCGGAACCCGTGTTACCTTGCGCACCATACTTGCTTCACTGGCCGAGGGGGCTACAGTCGGAGATATCCTGTCTGATTTTCCATCTTTGACAGAGGAACATTTGTGGGCGGCCATCCGGTTCGCCGCAGCATCCGCTGAAGAAGATCTCCCGGTACAACAGGTTCCGACGTTTTTTCATGAAAATCAAGCTTGA
- a CDS encoding PIN domain-containing protein, with the protein MIALDTNALVRLGVEDDQAQAARARRLVSDAENRGEKVLLLSGVLLEMVWVLSKGYGFQRTDIAHLLDALLSSPTYEVENRTAVQVASLRYRMEGDFADLLFVEMARDRKARAFFSLDNRLINLFPDYARKI; encoded by the coding sequence ATGATAGCTCTGGACACTAATGCTTTAGTGCGGCTGGGCGTGGAGGATGATCAAGCACAGGCCGCCAGAGCCAGACGCCTGGTCAGTGATGCAGAGAACCGGGGAGAGAAAGTATTGCTTCTGTCCGGGGTTCTGCTGGAGATGGTCTGGGTTCTTTCTAAGGGTTACGGCTTTCAACGCACTGATATCGCTCATCTTCTGGACGCACTTTTGTCATCTCCGACTTATGAGGTGGAAAATCGAACCGCTGTCCAGGTGGCAAGCCTACGTTACAGAATGGAAGGCGACTTTGCAGATCTTCTATTTGTCGAAATGGCCAGGGACAGAAAGGCAAGAGCCTTTTTCAGCCTGGACAACAGACTGATTAATCTTTTTCCGGACTACGCCCGGAAAATATGA
- a CDS encoding type II toxin-antitoxin system VapC family toxin: MIFVDTGPLLARYLLKDQFHQHALNIWAELEKSHERLATSSLVLNETATLLGRRTGNIFAAERLNNIYASHAFQIWRPDREDELRALKLFAKFSDQVVSFTDCVSFALMTSKHVPQVFTFDRHFDLAGFKRLP, translated from the coding sequence ATGATATTCGTTGATACTGGTCCATTACTGGCGCGTTATCTCCTCAAAGACCAGTTTCATCAGCATGCGTTGAATATATGGGCCGAACTGGAAAAAAGCCATGAAAGACTTGCCACAAGCAGTCTTGTGCTGAACGAAACCGCTACTCTGCTGGGAAGAAGAACCGGCAATATCTTTGCCGCCGAGCGGCTGAATAACATCTATGCATCACATGCTTTCCAGATATGGCGGCCCGACAGAGAGGATGAGCTGCGTGCTCTGAAGCTGTTCGCAAAATTTTCTGATCAAGTCGTGTCCTTCACAGACTGCGTCTCCTTTGCGCTCATGACATCTAAGCATGTCCCGCAAGTGTTTACGTTTGATCGTCATTTTGATTTGGCGGGCTTCAAGCGGTTGCCCTGA
- the relB gene encoding type II toxin-antitoxin system RelB family antitoxin, producing MPTSVRLPNEYEQRLDYLAKQTGRSKAFYIKQLIMEHLDDLEDVYLAEQRLEQLRQGNDELINGDEFWSGLDVDD from the coding sequence ATGCCTACTTCTGTCCGATTGCCAAACGAATATGAGCAAAGACTGGATTATCTGGCCAAACAAACGGGGCGCTCCAAAGCGTTTTATATCAAACAACTTATCATGGAACACCTTGATGACCTTGAAGATGTTTACTTGGCTGAACAAAGGCTGGAGCAACTGCGGCAAGGCAATGATGAACTGATAAATGGCGATGAGTTCTGGAGCGGATTAGATGTGGACGATTAA
- a CDS encoding putative toxin-antitoxin system toxin component, PIN family — protein MKLVLDTNVLIAAFIARGTCHELLEHCALRHTIFISDFILNEFETNLVSKFGFTAEEAAAAAALVHTRAVMHSPEPLSERVCRDRDDDNVLALALAASADCIVTGDKDLLLLAQYRGLPVVAPGEFWQFENSYRR, from the coding sequence TTGAAGCTTGTCCTCGACACCAATGTCCTCATTGCCGCTTTCATAGCTCGCGGCACCTGCCATGAACTGCTGGAGCACTGCGCTCTCAGACACACCATATTCATATCAGACTTCATCCTTAACGAGTTTGAGACCAATCTGGTATCCAAGTTCGGGTTCACAGCCGAAGAGGCTGCAGCCGCTGCCGCGCTTGTCCACACCAGGGCGGTTATGCATTCACCGGAGCCGCTGTCTGAGCGAGTCTGCCGTGACCGCGATGACGACAACGTATTGGCGCTGGCCTTGGCAGCTTCGGCAGATTGTATCGTAACTGGTGACAAGGACCTGCTTCTTCTTGCGCAATACCGAGGATTGCCTGTCGTTGCTCCTGGAGAGTTCTGGCAGTTCGAAAACAGCTACAGGCGGTAA